The Winogradskyella schleiferi genome has a window encoding:
- a CDS encoding DUF3857 domain-containing protein has translation MKFRLLIIALIISCLGFSQEYNVAMQVYKSDLKHTSYPKDSTANALVIYDYGNSFIDGETFKLRVQVEQKIKILRTEGIKRGAYEVKLYKGKSSEEKIKNIKGTTYNLENDEIVKTELTKDAIFEEENEKYTLVKFVLPNVKVGSVITISYETQSRFITKFQPWYFQSTDPVLYSEYNTSIPGNYEYHIKLVGSIPLDTHDTSLEKHCIEGGNGSSADCSISKYIMKDIPAYKPEDFTTTALNYMSRVEYELSVFRGFDGRIDKLTKSWEDVDKELKTDADFGRQISKKGLVKNILPESISSMNADLNKAIAIYQFVLDNYKWNGKSERYDVSVKTLVKEKVGSVFEINLLLQNLLTIEGFEVFPVLVSTRANGLATKIFPVLTDFNYVILKTSIDGKDYFLDATEPYLSFGEIPFRTLNQYGRLIGFEDGSYWEDINVDNFSTRGHRVAITSFNDDKLSGAVESSFTGYHSHKPKQQYDENSEVYFEKKINAHSDIIIDNHEVKDYDKSKSSFKESMDIAIEPEFIGNKIYLNPFIIKFFDENPFRLQERSYPIDFGYKDIYIYTMKIDLDEDLKILEIPSTLNYSLPNASGNLIFNVENVNNQLMIYFKVKFNSAIYSSELYPYLKEFMSKLVELQNNTVIVFETQ, from the coding sequence ATGAAATTTAGATTATTAATTATTGCACTAATAATATCTTGTTTAGGTTTTTCCCAAGAATATAACGTAGCAATGCAAGTTTATAAAAGCGATTTAAAACACACCTCTTATCCTAAAGATTCTACTGCCAATGCATTAGTAATATATGATTATGGTAACAGTTTTATAGATGGTGAAACTTTTAAGTTAAGAGTTCAAGTCGAGCAAAAAATTAAAATTTTAAGAACTGAAGGTATTAAGAGAGGAGCTTATGAAGTAAAGCTTTATAAAGGAAAGTCTTCAGAAGAAAAAATCAAAAATATTAAAGGCACAACATATAATCTTGAAAATGATGAGATTGTAAAAACGGAATTAACAAAGGATGCAATTTTTGAAGAAGAGAATGAAAAATATACTTTAGTGAAATTTGTGTTACCAAATGTAAAGGTAGGTAGCGTTATTACAATAAGCTACGAAACACAATCTCGCTTTATCACTAAATTCCAACCTTGGTATTTTCAAAGTACGGATCCTGTTTTATATAGTGAATATAATACGAGTATTCCAGGCAACTATGAGTACCACATAAAACTTGTAGGTAGTATTCCCTTAGATACACATGATACAAGCCTTGAGAAACATTGTATTGAAGGTGGAAATGGCTCAAGTGCCGATTGTAGTATTTCTAAATATATAATGAAAGATATACCTGCATATAAACCAGAAGATTTTACCACGACTGCCCTAAACTATATGTCTCGAGTAGAATACGAATTGAGTGTTTTTAGAGGGTTTGATGGAAGAATTGACAAGTTGACCAAATCATGGGAGGACGTAGACAAAGAACTTAAGACAGACGCTGATTTTGGTAGACAAATAAGCAAAAAAGGTCTTGTAAAAAACATACTGCCAGAGTCTATTTCGTCAATGAATGCCGATTTAAATAAAGCTATTGCTATTTATCAATTTGTATTGGATAATTATAAATGGAATGGAAAATCGGAGCGTTATGATGTGTCTGTCAAAACTCTGGTTAAAGAAAAAGTCGGTAGCGTTTTTGAAATTAATTTATTATTACAAAATCTATTGACAATTGAAGGTTTTGAAGTATTTCCAGTCCTAGTTTCAACTAGAGCAAATGGACTTGCAACAAAAATTTTCCCTGTGCTTACTGATTTTAACTATGTGATTTTAAAAACTTCAATAGATGGTAAAGATTATTTTTTAGATGCAACAGAACCCTATTTGTCTTTTGGGGAAATTCCATTTAGAACACTAAATCAATACGGTCGATTAATAGGTTTTGAAGATGGCAGTTATTGGGAAGATATCAATGTTGACAATTTCTCAACAAGAGGGCATCGAGTTGCAATAACGTCATTCAATGATGATAAATTATCAGGCGCAGTAGAAAGTAGTTTCACAGGATATCATTCTCACAAACCGAAGCAACAGTATGATGAGAACTCTGAGGTGTATTTTGAGAAAAAAATTAATGCCCATTCAGATATAATTATTGATAATCATGAAGTTAAGGATTATGATAAATCAAAATCGTCTTTCAAAGAATCGATGGATATTGCAATTGAACCGGAATTCATTGGTAATAAAATTTATCTAAATCCTTTTATCATTAAATTCTTTGATGAAAATCCCTTTAGACTTCAAGAAAGATCCTACCCTATCGATTTTGGATACAAGGACATTTATATTTATACTATGAAAATAGACTTAGATGAAGACTTAAAAATTCTTGAAATCCCTTCAACCTTAAATTATTCTCTACCCAACGCGTCTGGAAACCTTATATTCAATGTTGAAAACGTTAATAACCAACTTATGATATATTTTAAAGTTAAGTTCAATTCAGCTATCTATTCATCAGAATTGTATCCTTATTTAAAAGAATTTATGAGTAAACTCGTAGAACTTCAAAATAATACTGTAATCGTTTTTGAAACACAATAG
- a CDS encoding exonuclease domain-containing protein, producing MYAILDIETTGGKFNEEGITEIAIYQFDGHKVTDQFISLVNPEREIQPFVVNLTGINSSMLKNAPKFYEVAKRIVEITEDCIIVAHNSSFDYRILKTEFKRLGFPFKRKSLCTVELSQQLLPDMESYSLGKLTRALGIPMADRHRANGDAMATVKLFKMLLNKDLDKVIVKDAIKIEQKSKIAPNLNAIIEALPSDTGVYYIHNIEGDIIYIGKSKNIRKRIIQHFTGTNSKSKKIQKLVSTVTYEKTGSELAALLKESAEIKKNTPIFNRALRRRIFTHALYRFTDKNGYINLHIDKSDQKEIPITTFSTRASGKHFMFKVVDEYNLCQKLTGLEPTKTSCFKYGVKECQGACINEESVNDYNKRVHSLIEKYSYDKKDMLIIDKGRSIEEKSVFLIENGIFKGMGFFDLNHQINNRAILKSLITPMENNRDTQHIIQSYMRRNKRLKIIDLN from the coding sequence ATCTACGCAATACTAGACATAGAAACCACAGGTGGCAAGTTCAATGAAGAAGGTATCACGGAAATTGCAATCTATCAATTTGATGGTCATAAGGTAACCGATCAATTTATTTCCTTAGTAAATCCAGAACGCGAAATTCAACCTTTTGTAGTTAACCTTACAGGTATTAATTCCAGCATGCTGAAAAATGCACCAAAATTTTATGAGGTGGCAAAACGCATCGTGGAAATCACTGAAGATTGCATCATTGTGGCTCATAATTCGTCTTTTGATTACAGGATCCTAAAAACAGAATTCAAACGTTTAGGTTTTCCTTTTAAACGAAAATCACTTTGTACCGTTGAACTTTCCCAACAGTTGCTTCCAGATATGGAATCCTATAGTCTTGGAAAATTGACGCGTGCATTAGGTATTCCTATGGCTGATAGACACAGAGCTAATGGTGATGCCATGGCAACTGTGAAGTTATTCAAAATGTTGCTGAACAAAGATTTAGATAAGGTTATTGTAAAAGATGCCATTAAGATTGAGCAGAAATCTAAAATTGCGCCTAATCTCAATGCCATTATTGAAGCGTTACCTTCAGATACAGGCGTTTATTATATTCATAATATAGAAGGCGATATTATCTATATTGGTAAAAGTAAGAATATAAGAAAACGAATTATTCAACATTTTACTGGCACCAATTCTAAGTCTAAGAAGATTCAAAAATTAGTAAGTACAGTTACTTACGAGAAAACAGGAAGTGAATTGGCCGCACTATTAAAAGAAAGTGCAGAAATCAAAAAAAATACACCAATTTTCAACAGAGCTTTGCGACGACGTATTTTTACTCACGCTCTTTACCGCTTTACGGACAAGAATGGTTATATAAATCTTCATATCGATAAATCCGACCAAAAAGAAATTCCTATTACAACATTTAGTACTAGAGCCAGTGGTAAGCATTTCATGTTTAAAGTGGTTGATGAGTACAATTTATGCCAGAAACTCACAGGTTTAGAACCGACAAAAACTAGTTGTTTTAAGTATGGTGTTAAAGAATGTCAAGGTGCTTGTATTAATGAAGAGTCTGTAAATGATTATAATAAAAGAGTGCATTCGCTTATAGAAAAATACAGCTATGATAAAAAAGATATGCTGATTATAGACAAGGGTCGCTCAATTGAAGAAAAAAGTGTTTTTTTAATTGAGAATGGCATTTTTAAAGGTATGGGCTTTTTTGACTTAAACCACCAAATAAACAATAGGGCAATTTTGAAATCTCTCATTACGCCAATGGAAAATAACAGAGATACACAGCATATTATACAAAGTTATATGAGACGAAATAAAAGACTTAAAATTATAGATTTAAATTAA
- a CDS encoding YggS family pyridoxal phosphate-dependent enzyme produces MNIEQNLKEIKSTIPESVTLVAVSKTKPVSDLMEAYNTGQRIFGENKIQEMVEKYEEMPKDIEWHMIGHVQRNKVKYMAEFVNLIHGVDSFKLLKEINKQAKKHDRVINCLLQIKIAEEDSKFGMSADDATSLLQSEKISELKNIKIVGVMGMATFTDNMNQVEKEFKFLKHTFTELKSLQPELKTISMGMSGDYQLAIDCGSTMIRLGSSIFGARN; encoded by the coding sequence ATGAACATAGAACAAAACTTAAAAGAAATAAAATCCACCATACCAGAAAGCGTCACATTAGTGGCAGTTTCTAAAACGAAACCTGTAAGCGATTTAATGGAAGCCTATAATACTGGTCAACGTATTTTTGGAGAGAATAAAATCCAAGAAATGGTTGAAAAGTATGAAGAAATGCCAAAAGACATTGAATGGCACATGATTGGCCATGTTCAGCGCAATAAAGTAAAATACATGGCAGAATTTGTCAACTTAATTCATGGTGTGGATAGTTTCAAGTTATTAAAGGAAATTAACAAGCAAGCTAAAAAACACGATAGAGTTATCAACTGTTTGCTTCAAATTAAAATTGCGGAAGAAGATAGTAAATTTGGTATGTCTGCTGATGATGCTACTTCCCTATTGCAATCTGAAAAAATCTCAGAATTAAAAAATATTAAGATCGTCGGTGTAATGGGAATGGCAACTTTTACGGACAATATGAATCAGGTTGAAAAAGAATTCAAATTCCTAAAACACACATTTACAGAACTTAAATCATTACAACCTGAACTCAAAACTATAAGTATGGGAATGAGTGGCGATTATCAATTGGCAATTGACTGCGGAAGTACAATGATTCGTTTAGGAAGTAGTATATTTGGAGCGAGAAATTAG
- a CDS encoding DUF1015 domain-containing protein, translating into MPKIIPFKAVKPTRAIVGLVASRPYQSYTLDERESRMAYNPYSFLHIVNPGYKYDQEVKGEERYRLVKNRYLEFKEDGIFIQDEKPSFYVYKIVNRLGQKFNGIIAATSAEDYENDIIKKHEDTIAKREETFKTYIQTVGFNAEPVLLTYPDNATIAEIIRETQKGYAEFEFTMTYRDTHYLWKIDKDETIAIIQEEFNKMNKVYIADGHHRSASSYLLYKDERAKNPNHTGVESYNFFMSYLIPESDLVIHEFNRLIKDLNGLTKEEFLIKLDEFYRIENRGMIPYNPSKPHHFSMYLDGEFYSLYLRKTAYEFKTALDQLDAQVLYKTILQPILGINDLRKDNRISYVNGQHEMVTIKSSVDSGEFTVGFGMCPSNVEQMKQIADEGLRMPPKSTYILPKLRSGITIYEY; encoded by the coding sequence ATGCCAAAAATAATCCCATTCAAAGCTGTAAAACCAACCAGAGCTATCGTCGGTCTTGTGGCCTCACGTCCTTATCAGAGTTATACTTTAGACGAGCGCGAATCCAGAATGGCTTATAATCCCTACAGTTTTCTTCATATTGTGAATCCTGGTTATAAATACGATCAAGAAGTTAAAGGAGAAGAACGTTATCGGTTGGTAAAGAATCGGTATTTGGAATTTAAGGAAGACGGTATTTTTATTCAAGATGAAAAGCCTTCGTTCTATGTGTATAAAATTGTGAATCGACTGGGACAGAAATTTAACGGAATCATCGCTGCTACAAGTGCTGAGGATTACGAAAATGATATCATCAAAAAGCATGAAGATACTATTGCGAAACGCGAAGAAACCTTCAAAACCTATATACAAACGGTAGGTTTTAATGCAGAGCCTGTACTCCTAACCTATCCTGATAATGCAACGATTGCTGAAATTATTAGGGAAACGCAAAAAGGCTATGCCGAGTTTGAATTTACCATGACCTACAGAGACACACATTATTTATGGAAAATAGATAAAGATGAAACCATTGCGATTATTCAAGAGGAATTCAATAAAATGAATAAAGTTTATATTGCAGATGGTCATCACAGGTCAGCATCGTCTTATTTGTTATATAAAGATGAAAGGGCAAAAAACCCGAATCATACTGGCGTTGAATCTTACAACTTTTTTATGTCTTATTTAATTCCAGAATCCGATTTGGTCATTCATGAGTTCAACCGACTGATAAAAGACTTAAATGGTTTGACCAAAGAAGAATTTTTAATTAAGTTAGACGAATTTTATCGTATTGAAAATAGAGGCATGATACCTTACAATCCATCAAAACCACATCATTTTAGTATGTATTTAGATGGCGAGTTTTATTCCCTTTACCTACGAAAAACAGCGTACGAATTTAAAACCGCCTTAGACCAGCTTGATGCCCAAGTACTTTACAAAACCATCCTTCAACCGATTTTAGGTATTAACGATTTAAGAAAAGACAATCGAATTTCTTATGTTAACGGTCAACACGAAATGGTCACAATAAAAAGCAGCGTGGATAGTGGCGAATTTACGGTTGGCTTCGGAATGTGTCCTTCAAATGTGGAACAAATGAAACAGATTGCAGACGAAGGTTTACGAATGCCACCAAAAAGTACTTATATTTTACCTAAATTGAGGAGTGGAATTACGATTTATGAATATTAA
- a CDS encoding four helix bundle protein, producing the protein MKVQDLIAYKKSFKLSMDIFHLSKGFPKEKTYSLTDQIRRSSRSVCANLAEAYRKRRYPKHFTSKLTDCDAENGETQTWLEFALACNYLSKEQYNELYKESTEIANLLNYMILNPEKFGSKSS; encoded by the coding sequence ATGAAAGTACAGGATTTAATCGCATATAAAAAAAGTTTTAAATTGTCGATGGATATTTTTCATCTTTCAAAAGGATTTCCAAAAGAAAAAACATACTCACTTACTGATCAAATAAGACGATCATCACGAAGTGTTTGTGCTAATTTAGCAGAAGCTTATAGAAAACGCCGATATCCAAAACATTTTACGAGCAAATTAACCGATTGTGATGCAGAAAATGGCGAAACTCAAACTTGGCTAGAATTTGCACTTGCCTGTAATTATCTTTCAAAAGAGCAATACAATGAATTATATAAAGAATCAACTGAAATAGCAAATCTACTAAACTATATGATATTAAATCCTGAGAAATTTGGTTCAAAAAGCTCGTAG
- a CDS encoding 3-hydroxyacyl-CoA dehydrogenase family protein codes for MKNIAVIGAGTMGNGIAHTFAQSGFKVQLIDISEASLKRGMDTISRNLDRMVAKEKISEADKSDTLGNIKTFTNTEEGVKNADLVVEAATENLDLKLKIFKQLNEVCNEDTILATNTSSISITQIAAVTSRPEKVIGMHFMNPVPIMKLVEIIRGYSTSDEVTSTIMELSKTLGKTPTEVNDYPGFVANRILMPMINESIETLYNGVAGVEEIDTVMKLGMAHPMGPLQLADFIGLDVCLSILNVMYDGFKNPKYAPCPLLVNMVMAGKLGVKSGEGFYDYSESRKADKIAKQFSK; via the coding sequence ATGAAAAACATAGCAGTAATAGGTGCAGGAACTATGGGAAATGGAATTGCCCATACCTTTGCACAATCAGGATTTAAAGTTCAATTAATTGATATTAGCGAAGCGTCTCTGAAACGAGGCATGGATACCATTTCCAGAAATTTAGATAGAATGGTTGCTAAAGAAAAAATTAGCGAAGCCGATAAATCGGATACTTTAGGCAACATCAAAACATTTACAAATACAGAAGAAGGTGTTAAAAATGCAGACTTAGTTGTGGAAGCAGCAACTGAAAATCTTGATTTAAAACTTAAAATTTTTAAGCAGTTAAATGAAGTTTGCAATGAAGACACCATTTTAGCAACCAATACATCTTCAATTTCAATAACTCAAATTGCAGCGGTAACATCACGACCGGAAAAAGTAATCGGAATGCACTTTATGAATCCTGTGCCGATAATGAAATTGGTGGAGATTATTCGTGGTTATAGTACAAGTGATGAAGTGACTTCTACCATCATGGAATTATCTAAAACTTTAGGTAAAACCCCAACAGAAGTGAATGATTATCCAGGTTTTGTTGCCAATAGAATCTTAATGCCAATGATTAACGAATCTATTGAAACACTTTACAATGGCGTTGCGGGTGTTGAAGAAATCGATACGGTTATGAAATTAGGCATGGCACATCCCATGGGTCCTTTACAACTAGCCGATTTTATTGGTTTAGATGTATGTTTATCCATTTTGAATGTGATGTACGATGGTTTTAAAAATCCGAAATATGCGCCATGTCCGTTGTTAGTGAATATGGTAATGGCAGGAAAATTAGGTGTGAAATCAGGAGAGGGTTTTTATGATTATTCTGAGAGTCGGAAAGCTGATAAAATTGCTAAGCAATTTTCTAAGTAA